A genomic window from Flavobacterium johnsoniae includes:
- a CDS encoding PAS domain S-box protein, with product MAVDCSFFKSVISGIFSIGNALEAIMASWQLFNSDIIFYNNPKLIVLGLSLFAFLSLLVYQFFRIKAKIGYFIEKKKEQDTVSKEYQLYILFFGIAVIVIEIINEIFKIRPKSLLILNVSIGIGVLLIYAITDKVKWLRDKIQQIFIFCFFIYMSYVGSNIILLRNDVVPVIVFLISFFFSYNILKPIKIYWIFVGLVFTFLILTVAFQLIPIKSSILLINFCILIFIINQVKYAVLLNNRDNFRFANEIVHKGNSLTIASNQNGEILFCSETITSILGYQSEEVMGLKFWELTHDSEFSSKLNSVKNEEDKIYIRKLKCKNGEFKYIQWKDKKFSEDLIISIGQDVTEQILVQNQYKNLIQTATDIIFEFDTNGNFTFINEFGISILGYSENEIIKKHYSSFIQEQYVKNAADFYSNLVVNEANNPVIEIPILKKNGKEMWISQKITVRRNEFGQFAGFSGIARDVTEKKNIEKEKKRRLKKIEAYNNSTKKLSTTDFSKYDKLNIVIDLILKEASTISNANRVSFWKYDSDLITCQNLYSLDNQNLNDKNILNKESYPIYFETLNNKAVINAPDVFNKLETSEFQKLYFTQNNIKSMLDVPIFLTGQLAGVVCFESTEKKREWDNEDINYARTISDVISLAISSQMRLEAERKLEFKSDLLSALSLCTEKFLLSKTTEQMFQETYNIIGRAAKVDHMYYYEKDPIYNTVYQKYKWSREGVTHQITPLRHMTEENLKEIYDAAQQKKIVNTLTRQLDEGFFKTLLINNEIQSILILPLYINDLFTGFIGFDDCFNERKWSEDEINIFQVLANNISSALERNRNESKILESEEKFKLIANNIPGTVYLSKFDAFSTKIFLNDEVLNLTGYSKSEFIENNLSFLSLIHHDDKEEVINNQIDNLQNGMPLHNVYRIKRKSGEYIWVEEFGDVIKRDDEIEFVGGIYFDITNKKEIEDAIKAKQLAEAASKSKSDFLANMSHEIRTPLNGIIGFTHLLMKTDLEEIQEKYMTTINQSAHSLLEIVNDILDFSKIEAGKLELFIDLYDIKKVLAQVFDLIVYESNQKNLSLELNIDADVPKFIWTDIVRIKQILINLLSNAIKFTTEGSIKLNVSVLEKKKNNHHLIRFAVIDTGIGILEKNQKKIFKAFSQEDSSTTRKFGGTGLGLTISNQLLALMESRLQLESKINEGSTFFFDLNLKTSNQSINDKYNTELKSLNIELDSENIERDGNKITFLIVEDNKVNMLLLKTIIKNLYSNAFIYECENGYEAIQQFEEINPTIIFMDIQMPIMNGYETAKAIRNSPKGRDIPIIAVTAGTEKEERNKCISAGMDDYISKPIMKGIVEEALTKWLG from the coding sequence ATGGCCGTGGACTGTAGTTTTTTCAAATCGGTAATTTCAGGAATTTTCAGTATTGGAAATGCCTTAGAGGCTATTATGGCAAGTTGGCAACTGTTTAATTCGGACATTATTTTCTACAATAATCCAAAACTTATTGTCTTAGGTTTATCTCTTTTTGCTTTTCTTTCGCTGCTTGTTTATCAGTTTTTTAGAATAAAGGCAAAAATTGGATATTTTATAGAAAAAAAGAAAGAGCAAGATACGGTTAGCAAAGAATATCAGCTTTATATTTTATTTTTTGGAATTGCGGTAATTGTAATCGAGATTATCAATGAAATCTTCAAAATCAGACCTAAAAGTCTTTTAATTTTAAATGTATCAATTGGTATTGGCGTACTTTTAATTTATGCAATTACCGATAAAGTAAAATGGCTACGCGATAAAATTCAACAGATTTTTATCTTTTGTTTCTTTATATACATGAGCTATGTCGGCTCAAATATTATATTGCTTCGAAACGATGTTGTTCCAGTAATAGTTTTTTTAATTTCTTTTTTCTTTTCGTACAACATTCTAAAACCCATAAAAATATATTGGATTTTTGTTGGTTTAGTCTTTACATTTCTAATTCTTACGGTAGCCTTTCAGCTCATTCCTATAAAGTCTTCTATTTTACTGATTAATTTTTGCATTCTAATTTTCATTATAAACCAAGTAAAATATGCGGTTTTATTAAACAATCGTGACAATTTTAGATTTGCGAATGAAATTGTTCACAAAGGAAATTCACTCACAATTGCATCAAATCAAAACGGAGAAATTTTATTTTGCAGCGAAACCATTACCTCTATTTTAGGTTATCAGTCCGAAGAAGTTATGGGATTAAAATTTTGGGAATTAACTCATGATTCTGAATTTTCATCAAAATTAAATTCTGTAAAAAACGAAGAAGACAAGATTTATATCCGAAAATTGAAATGCAAAAATGGAGAGTTTAAATACATTCAATGGAAAGATAAAAAATTCTCGGAAGATTTAATTATAAGTATCGGTCAGGATGTTACAGAACAAATTCTTGTTCAGAATCAATATAAAAATCTAATTCAGACAGCAACAGACATTATTTTTGAGTTTGATACTAATGGTAATTTTACCTTTATAAATGAATTTGGTATTTCAATTTTAGGATATTCAGAAAACGAAATCATTAAAAAACATTATTCTAGTTTTATTCAGGAACAATACGTTAAAAATGCGGCCGATTTTTATTCTAATTTAGTTGTAAATGAAGCTAATAACCCTGTAATAGAAATTCCGATTCTGAAGAAAAACGGAAAAGAAATGTGGATTTCTCAAAAAATTACTGTCCGAAGAAATGAGTTCGGGCAATTTGCAGGTTTTTCAGGAATAGCAAGAGATGTTACCGAAAAAAAGAATATCGAAAAGGAGAAAAAAAGACGGCTTAAAAAAATTGAAGCTTACAATAATTCGACCAAAAAACTATCGACAACAGATTTCAGCAAATATGATAAATTAAACATTGTAATTGATCTTATTCTAAAAGAAGCTTCAACAATAAGCAATGCTAATCGCGTTAGTTTTTGGAAATACGATAGCGATCTAATTACTTGCCAAAACCTTTACAGTCTTGATAATCAAAATTTAAACGATAAAAACATTCTAAACAAAGAATCGTATCCAATATATTTTGAAACCTTAAACAACAAAGCCGTCATTAATGCTCCAGACGTTTTCAATAAACTAGAAACTTCTGAATTTCAAAAATTATACTTTACACAAAACAACATAAAGTCAATGTTAGATGTTCCTATTTTTCTAACGGGACAATTGGCGGGAGTTGTTTGTTTTGAAAGCACAGAAAAAAAACGAGAATGGGACAATGAAGACATCAATTATGCGAGAACAATCTCTGATGTTATTTCATTAGCAATTTCTTCGCAAATGCGATTGGAGGCAGAAAGAAAACTAGAATTCAAAAGTGATCTTTTATCTGCGCTTTCATTGTGTACTGAAAAATTTTTACTAAGCAAAACTACCGAACAGATGTTTCAGGAAACCTACAACATTATCGGAAGAGCTGCAAAAGTAGATCATATGTATTATTACGAAAAAGATCCAATTTATAATACTGTCTACCAAAAATACAAATGGTCTCGCGAAGGTGTCACTCATCAGATTACACCTCTGCGCCATATGACGGAAGAAAATTTAAAAGAAATTTACGACGCCGCTCAGCAAAAGAAAATTGTAAATACTTTGACGAGACAACTTGACGAGGGTTTCTTTAAAACGCTATTAATCAATAACGAAATTCAATCTATTTTAATTTTACCGCTTTATATCAATGATCTTTTTACTGGTTTTATTGGTTTTGATGATTGTTTTAATGAAAGAAAATGGTCTGAAGATGAAATCAATATTTTTCAGGTATTAGCCAATAATATTTCGTCTGCACTTGAAAGAAATCGTAACGAAAGTAAAATCCTCGAAAGTGAAGAGAAATTTAAATTAATAGCCAACAATATTCCTGGAACGGTTTATCTATCTAAATTTGATGCTTTTTCGACCAAAATTTTCTTAAACGATGAAGTTTTAAATTTAACTGGATATTCAAAATCTGAATTTATAGAGAATAATTTATCGTTTCTTTCTTTAATTCATCACGATGATAAAGAAGAAGTTATCAATAATCAAATTGATAATTTACAAAACGGAATGCCGTTGCATAATGTTTATCGAATTAAGCGAAAATCTGGAGAATATATTTGGGTTGAAGAATTTGGAGATGTTATAAAAAGAGATGATGAAATTGAATTTGTTGGCGGAATCTACTTTGATATTACCAACAAAAAAGAGATTGAAGACGCTATAAAAGCCAAACAATTGGCTGAAGCCGCAAGCAAATCTAAATCTGATTTCTTGGCAAATATGTCACACGAAATTAGAACGCCGCTCAACGGAATTATTGGTTTTACTCATTTATTGATGAAAACTGATTTGGAAGAAATTCAGGAAAAATACATGACAACGATAAATCAATCAGCACATTCGCTGCTTGAAATTGTAAATGATATTCTAGATTTTTCTAAAATCGAGGCAGGAAAATTAGAATTATTTATCGATCTCTACGATATAAAAAAGGTCTTGGCACAGGTTTTCGATTTAATTGTTTATGAATCCAATCAAAAAAATCTGAGTTTAGAACTAAACATTGATGCCGATGTTCCAAAGTTTATTTGGACTGATATTGTTCGAATCAAACAAATCTTAATTAATCTACTTTCTAATGCGATAAAATTTACAACTGAAGGTTCTATCAAATTAAATGTTTCAGTTTTAGAAAAAAAGAAAAATAATCATCATCTGATTCGTTTTGCCGTAATTGACACTGGAATTGGAATTTTAGAGAAAAACCAAAAGAAAATTTTTAAGGCTTTTTCGCAAGAAGATAGTTCTACAACGAGAAAATTCGGAGGAACTGGATTAGGATTAACAATTTCAAATCAGTTATTAGCTTTAATGGAAAGCCGATTACAGCTTGAAAGCAAAATAAATGAAGGAAGTACTTTCTTTTTTGATTTAAATCTAAAAACAAGCAATCAAAGCATTAATGATAAATACAATACAGAACTCAAAAGTTTAAATATCGAACTGGATTCTGAAAATATAGAGCGCGACGGCAATAAGATTACATTTTTGATTGTAGAAGATAATAAAGTAAATATGCTGCTTCTAAAAACGATTATTAAAAATCTCTATAGCAATGCCTTTATATACGAATGTGAAAATGGATACGAAGCGATACAACAATTTGAAGAGATAAATCCAACGATAATTTTCATGGACATTCAGATGCCAATTATGAATGGTTACGAAACGGCAAAAGCCATTAGAAATAGCCCAAAAGGCCGTGATATTCCGATAATTGCAGTAACAGCCGGAACAGAAAAAGAGGAAAGAAACAAATGTATTTCTGCCGGAATGGACGATTATATTTCTAAACCAATCATGAAAGGAATTGTTGAAGAAGCCTTAACCAAATGGCTGGGCTAA
- a CDS encoding PaaI family thioesterase, with amino-acid sequence MNYTKEQILARCNEFSKNTLMETLKIEYIDAGEDFLTAKMPVNPSVHQPMGLLHGGASVALAESVGSAASFFFINPKEQEVRGIEISANHLKSIREGYVFGTARIIHKGRTVHLWEIKITDEAGNLISLCKLTNMVLERKKSE; translated from the coding sequence ATGAATTATACAAAAGAGCAGATTTTGGCGCGCTGTAATGAGTTTTCTAAAAACACATTAATGGAAACGCTCAAAATTGAATATATTGACGCTGGAGAAGATTTCTTAACTGCAAAAATGCCTGTAAATCCGAGCGTTCATCAACCAATGGGACTATTGCACGGCGGCGCTTCTGTTGCCTTGGCAGAAAGTGTAGGCAGTGCAGCTTCTTTCTTTTTTATCAATCCGAAAGAGCAGGAGGTAAGAGGTATCGAAATTTCGGCAAATCACCTAAAAAGTATTCGTGAAGGTTATGTTTTTGGAACTGCGAGAATTATTCATAAAGGAAGAACAGTTCATCTGTGGGAAATTAAAATTACCGATGAAGCAGGCAATTTAATTTCGCTTTGCAAATTGACGAATATGGTTTTAGAAAGAAAGAAAAGTGAATAA
- the ypfJ gene encoding KPN_02809 family neutral zinc metallopeptidase — protein MKWQGRRQSDNVEDRRGISGGKAVIGGGIIGIIILLVNVFGGENAQMITPVLEQLQGGQNQQTETAAPLSKEDEEMGNFVRVILADNEDIWSKIFAEHGMTYEKPKLVLFKGSVQTACGGASSASGPFYCPGDRKVYMDLAFFEELKNKFGAKGGDFAIAYVIAHEIGHHIQTLLGTSAKMRQEQQGKSEAQANKLSVALELQADFYAGVWAHYNQENLDTGDIEEALSAANAVGDDAIQSKMQGHVVPDSFTHGSSEQRMYWFNKGFKTGDIKQGTTFEEIR, from the coding sequence ATGAAATGGCAAGGCAGAAGACAAAGTGATAATGTAGAAGACAGACGAGGAATATCTGGCGGAAAAGCCGTTATCGGTGGCGGAATAATTGGCATTATTATCCTTTTAGTAAATGTATTTGGAGGTGAAAATGCTCAAATGATCACTCCTGTTTTAGAGCAATTGCAAGGCGGACAAAACCAACAGACTGAAACTGCTGCCCCACTTAGCAAAGAAGATGAAGAAATGGGGAATTTCGTTAGAGTTATTTTGGCAGATAACGAAGATATTTGGAGTAAAATTTTTGCTGAGCACGGCATGACATACGAAAAACCAAAATTGGTACTTTTTAAAGGTTCTGTGCAAACTGCTTGCGGTGGCGCATCATCTGCTTCTGGACCATTTTATTGCCCTGGCGATCGTAAAGTATATATGGACTTGGCTTTTTTTGAAGAATTAAAAAATAAATTTGGAGCAAAAGGAGGCGATTTTGCTATTGCTTATGTAATTGCGCATGAAATTGGTCATCACATACAAACTTTATTGGGAACATCTGCAAAAATGCGTCAAGAACAACAAGGAAAAAGTGAAGCTCAAGCAAATAAATTATCTGTTGCTTTAGAATTACAAGCGGACTTTTACGCTGGAGTTTGGGCACATTATAATCAGGAAAATTTAGATACTGGAGACATTGAAGAAGCCTTGAGCGCTGCAAATGCAGTTGGAGACGACGCGATACAAAGCAAAATGCAAGGACATGTAGTTCCTGATTCTTTTACGCACGGAAGTTCAGAACAGAGAATGTATTGGTTTAATAAAGGATTCAAAACTGGAGATATTAAACAAGGAACTACATTTGAAGAAATTAGATAG
- the bshB1 gene encoding bacillithiol biosynthesis deacetylase BshB1 encodes MKLDILAFGAHPDDVELGCAGTILKEVSLGKKVGIVDLTRGELGTRGTAETRDQEAKDAAKILGVEVRENLAMRDGFFVNDEKHQLEVIKMIRKYKPEIVLCNAIDDRHIDHGKGSKLVSDACFLSGLMKIETSIDGEKQEAWRPKIVYHYIQWKNITPDFVVDITGFEKKKVEAISAYKTQFYDPNSKEPATPITSKNFFESLNYRAQDLGRLVGKDFAEGFTVERCLAVNSLENLI; translated from the coding sequence ATGAAATTAGATATATTAGCCTTTGGCGCGCATCCAGACGATGTAGAATTAGGTTGTGCAGGAACGATTTTAAAAGAAGTTTCGCTTGGGAAAAAAGTGGGAATTGTTGATTTAACGCGTGGCGAATTAGGAACGCGCGGAACAGCAGAAACTAGAGATCAGGAGGCGAAAGACGCTGCGAAGATTTTAGGCGTTGAAGTACGCGAAAATTTAGCAATGCGCGACGGATTTTTCGTTAATGACGAAAAACATCAATTAGAAGTAATAAAAATGATTCGTAAATATAAACCTGAAATTGTGTTATGCAATGCAATCGACGATCGACATATTGATCACGGAAAAGGAAGTAAATTAGTTTCTGACGCTTGTTTTCTTTCTGGTTTAATGAAAATTGAAACTTCAATTGACGGCGAGAAACAAGAAGCTTGGAGACCAAAGATTGTTTACCATTATATTCAATGGAAAAATATTACTCCAGATTTTGTTGTTGATATTACGGGATTTGAAAAAAAGAAAGTGGAAGCGATTTCGGCATATAAAACGCAATTTTATGATCCGAATTCTAAAGAACCAGCAACGCCAATTACGAGTAAAAACTTTTTTGAAAGTCTAAATTATCGTGCGCAAGACTTAGGAAGACTAGTTGGGAAAGATTTTGCCGAAGGTTTTACAGTTGAAAGATGTTTGGCAGTCAATAGCTTAGAAAATTTGATTTAA
- a CDS encoding chorismate-binding protein, translating to MNPFFLKIKNHKEQNLPFVLYSKPNSANFVCILQQNNTLYKVSDYSEKGFVFASFDEKQLVLIPENESEIITLKKETTSFESIEIDDLNFDPEAKFQYEYLVSQGIQAIKNEEFKKVVLSRSEEVPLAEFDFIETFQHLVQLYPTTFCYCFFHPKIGLWMGATPEKLLKANENVFETMALAGTQKDNSQNEIIWQQKEKDEQQFVTDFIVKRLREFTASVVVSEPYSLKAGSIWHIKTDISGVLKENSTLEEVIDTLHPTPAVCGLPKKKSKAFILENENYDRTFYTGFLGELNSTFSENNSSSDLFVNLRCMQIQEDKAILYMGCGITKESIPEKEWEESVNKSMTMKRVLKK from the coding sequence ATGAATCCATTTTTCTTAAAAATTAAAAATCATAAAGAGCAAAATTTACCTTTTGTACTTTATTCAAAACCCAACTCAGCAAACTTTGTTTGCATTTTACAGCAAAATAATACATTATATAAAGTTTCTGATTATAGCGAAAAAGGGTTTGTTTTCGCTTCTTTTGATGAAAAACAATTAGTTCTCATTCCAGAAAACGAATCTGAGATTATCACTTTAAAAAAAGAAACAACCTCATTTGAATCAATTGAAATTGATGATTTGAATTTTGATCCTGAAGCTAAATTTCAATACGAATATTTAGTTTCGCAGGGAATTCAAGCTATTAAAAACGAAGAATTTAAAAAAGTAGTTTTATCAAGAAGTGAAGAAGTTCCTTTAGCTGAATTCGACTTTATCGAAACTTTTCAGCATTTGGTTCAATTATATCCAACGACATTTTGCTATTGTTTTTTTCATCCAAAAATTGGACTTTGGATGGGAGCCACGCCTGAAAAATTGCTAAAAGCAAACGAAAATGTTTTTGAAACAATGGCTTTGGCGGGAACGCAAAAAGATAATTCTCAAAATGAAATTATCTGGCAACAAAAAGAAAAAGACGAACAGCAATTTGTGACTGATTTTATCGTAAAAAGACTTAGAGAATTTACAGCTTCAGTCGTAGTTTCTGAACCTTACAGTTTAAAAGCGGGATCGATTTGGCATATTAAAACGGATATTTCTGGAGTTTTAAAAGAAAATTCAACTTTAGAAGAAGTGATCGATACTTTGCATCCGACGCCAGCAGTTTGCGGTTTGCCAAAGAAAAAATCAAAAGCTTTTATTTTAGAAAATGAAAATTACGATAGAACTTTCTATACAGGTTTTCTCGGCGAATTAAACAGCACTTTTTCGGAAAATAATTCAAGTTCTGATTTATTCGTAAATTTACGATGCATGCAGATTCAGGAAGATAAAGCGATTTTATACATGGGCTGCGGTATTACAAAAGAAAGTATTCCTGAAAAAGAATGGGAAGAAAGCGTCAACAAATCGATGACGATGAAAAGAGTATTGAAAAAATAG